In Paraglaciecola sp. T6c, the sequence ACAGCCTGATTAAGCGAAGAGTGATTCAATGATCAAATTTCAGCAAGTAAGTAAAACCTACCCTGGCGGGCAACAAGCGCTGCGCAAGGTAGATTTTCATGTAGAGCCCGGAGAAATGGCGTTTTTAACGGGTCATTCAGGTGCCGGTAAAAGTACCTTGCTGAAATTAATCAGTTTGATGGAACGCCCCACTGTGGGTCAGGTATTAATTAATGGGCATGACTTAAATAGTATTAGTCGTCGCCAAATCGCCTATATTCGTCGTGACATAGGCATGATTTTTCAAAGCCATCAGCTATTGATGGACAAAAGCGTATTCGACAATGTCGCACTGCCACTCATTATTGAGGGTTATTCACACAAAGAAACCACCAAACGAGTGCATGCGGCGCTTGAAATGGTTGGCCTTAGAGACAAAGCAAAAAATCTTCCCATTATGCTATCAGGCGGTGAGCAACAACGCGTAGGCATTGCTCGCGCAGTTGTGAATAAGCCGCCACTATTGTTGGCTGATGAGCCCACGGGTAATTTAGATCCGAAGTTGTCCATGGAAATTATTCGATTGTTCGAAGACTTCAACCAGGCGGGCGTATCCGTGTTTATCGCAACCCACGACTTGGGCTTGATCGCGCGCATGAAATATCGAACTCTGACCCTCAAAAATGGGCAAATGATCACCGACGGTCTATCCCAAGATTTTTAACAAAAACGCAGAAACAACAACAGTCTGGTTCTGTAATGCCTAGCGACACATGCATAAGTGAGTTTGAAGAATGAGTTTATTATTTAAAGGGCGAGCCCAGGGCGCCCAGCTAAGTCAGGTTTCTATCATTCAACGCATTCAAATGTTTTTTCTCAGTCATGTTCGCCAAGCATTAGGCAGTTTGGGGGAATTGTGGCGCTCTGGCGCGGCTTCACTGATGACCATAGGCGTGTTGGGGTTGAGCATCACACTGCCTAGCACCTTATATATCCTAGTGAAAAATATTGAACAAGTGAGTTCGGGATGGGATCAAGCCTCTGAAATATCCTTATTTCTAAAAGCTGAAACATCAAAACAACACATAGACCAACTTCTGACCCGTATAAATTCTTGGCCTGAAGTGAGTAAGGTGACTTACATCCCTGCGGATGACGCGCTAAATGAGTTTAAAGCGTTGTCAGGATTCGGCGATGCTATCGCGTATTTAGATAAAAACCCATTACCACCAGTTGTGCTTGTGGCGCCTAGCGAGAAACATGCTGGCCCTGTAGCGGCGCGTCTGTTGCTTGATAAGCTGCGCAAAGAGCGCGAAGTCGACATAGGAAAACTGGATCTGGAGTGGTTACAGCGCTTAGATGCACTCTTAACAGTAGCCAAAGAGTTAGTGACGATCATTGCGCTACTGCTATTTTTGGCAGTTATTTTGATTATTGGTAATACCATCAGGCTCAACATCCTAAGCAAAAAAGATGAAATACTAGTGATGAAATTAGTGGGTGCAACCGATGCCTTTATACAACGCCCCTTTATGTACACTGGCTTCTGGTATGGTTTATTAGGCGGCCTATTAGCGTGGTTTACGGTAGTTGGCTTATTGTGGTGGATGAGCGCCAGCGTTGAGGCAGTGAGCGCCCTCTATCAAAAGCAATTCAATATTACCGGTGTCGACTTCAGCACCTTGCTTATTATGCTGTCAACTTCTGTGCTGCTAGGGCTAGTTGGCTCGATGATTTCAGTAAAACGACATGTGAGTGCTATCGAGCCAAAGTGAAGCTGTCTTAGGCGTACTAGAGAGGTCTCACCCACTGCGTTTAGTACGAATACCTTCTATCGGCCAGCGTTTACGCTCTTGATTCTGGAAAGTGTGGTGAAACAGACTGACGTAGACCGTTCCCCCACATAATGGCTTCATTAAACATACTGTGCAGACGTTTCTGGTCAATTTTCAATAACCCAGCGATACGTATCACTTTCAACCAATTCGCACTTTCAAACGCCCTCGCCAGAACTAAATAAATAGACAAGTCGTTCTGGCCACCGCTTAGAGCAAATTTCACTTCATCATCAATGGGTAACTGATTCAGCAGTGTGCCCATATCTTGGTCTAGTATTGCATCAAGCAAAGAGAACAAGCCAACCAAAAAGCCCACTGGTGGGTTATCCCCTTTTTTGGCTTCTCGGGCAACTAAGTCGCAAAATTTCGCCCTTACAAGCGACAAGTGCAGCAACTCAATCGGCTTATCATCATTTAGATTGGCCAACGCTAACAGGGCCACGAACTTCTTAAGCTCGACTTCACCCATATAAGTTATTGCGTGGCGCAATGACGTGATCCTGTAGCGCTTATTCACCATAGGGTTGTTGACAAAGCGCAACAACATATAAGACAAGCCAACATCATGCTCAATAACAGAATTCACACGCTCGATGTCAAAGGTTTCGCTAGAGCTGACACCCATAAGTTCCACTAACGTTAACTTAGAGGTGGGTAAATTTTGTTGCTTAATCGCCTCAGGCTTAGCAAAAAAGTAACCTTGGAAGTAATCAAACCCCATATCTCGATATATTTCGAAATCTTGCTGGCTATCAATCTGTTCAGCCACCAACTTTACATTGGCATCTAATAACCTGGGCATACTCTTCGCCACACCATCGTAATCGCTTTGCATCACATTCACTTTAACGATGTCAACAAATGGCAGAAAATCATTCCATTTGGGATCCAAGTTATGATCGTCCAAAGCGATAGTAAAACCTGAGCTCTTCACTTGCTGGCAGACTTCTAGCAAGGTGCCGTGTGGCAATACAGCATCGGATAATTCAACTACGACGTTGGAGGGATCTAGAACAGAGGGTAAACCATTGATTAAGGTTTCTTTTTGAAAGTTAATAAATGATTTTTTATTGCAAGAGATCTCGTCTAATCCGAGGGTAAGATAATGCTTAGCAATCAGCTTTTCGGTACGTTCGTCTCTTGCCGTATCTGGATAGCAATTGTTCTTACCGTCAC encodes:
- a CDS encoding EAL and HDOD domain-containing protein, producing the protein MFAFIARQPILDRQRDVFAYELLFRDGKNNCYPDTARDERTEKLIAKHYLTLGLDEISCNKKSFINFQKETLINGLPSVLDPSNVVVELSDAVLPHGTLLEVCQQVKSSGFTIALDDHNLDPKWNDFLPFVDIVKVNVMQSDYDGVAKSMPRLLDANVKLVAEQIDSQQDFEIYRDMGFDYFQGYFFAKPEAIKQQNLPTSKLTLVELMGVSSSETFDIERVNSVIEHDVGLSYMLLRFVNNPMVNKRYRITSLRHAITYMGEVELKKFVALLALANLNDDKPIELLHLSLVRAKFCDLVAREAKKGDNPPVGFLVGLFSLLDAILDQDMGTLLNQLPIDDEVKFALSGGQNDLSIYLVLARAFESANWLKVIRIAGLLKIDQKRLHSMFNEAIMWGNGLRQSVSPHFPESRA
- the ftsE gene encoding cell division ATP-binding protein FtsE, which gives rise to MIKFQQVSKTYPGGQQALRKVDFHVEPGEMAFLTGHSGAGKSTLLKLISLMERPTVGQVLINGHDLNSISRRQIAYIRRDIGMIFQSHQLLMDKSVFDNVALPLIIEGYSHKETTKRVHAALEMVGLRDKAKNLPIMLSGGEQQRVGIARAVVNKPPLLLADEPTGNLDPKLSMEIIRLFEDFNQAGVSVFIATHDLGLIARMKYRTLTLKNGQMITDGLSQDF
- the ftsX gene encoding permease-like cell division protein FtsX; this translates as MSLLFKGRAQGAQLSQVSIIQRIQMFFLSHVRQALGSLGELWRSGAASLMTIGVLGLSITLPSTLYILVKNIEQVSSGWDQASEISLFLKAETSKQHIDQLLTRINSWPEVSKVTYIPADDALNEFKALSGFGDAIAYLDKNPLPPVVLVAPSEKHAGPVAARLLLDKLRKEREVDIGKLDLEWLQRLDALLTVAKELVTIIALLLFLAVILIIGNTIRLNILSKKDEILVMKLVGATDAFIQRPFMYTGFWYGLLGGLLAWFTVVGLLWWMSASVEAVSALYQKQFNITGVDFSTLLIMLSTSVLLGLVGSMISVKRHVSAIEPK